Proteins encoded together in one Pontiella desulfatans window:
- a CDS encoding PEP-CTERM sorting domain-containing protein produces MNKKMMILMAVINAVVLTAGASIISDNFNDGDVGSNQWGDGTGFYKFDTGTNLKYVESSGQLDIYDTATAAKSVGIHSKDKFDALAGEGVTATFVTKGIGYLNKANYASFFLGNGALTTPGMTGGIMVIVDNDYKDAQGEHKYKIIGKAGGTKEYLLKDWTNTNLDLSKNFTLSLSINPDGNSGQGNWNIDWSGTGAGHNSTANFNDGTGSTKNTFFTGDVSVGTGYRTGTDTGGDSTRIKLDSVTVIPEPAALGLIGVAGGVLLFFRRRLQN; encoded by the coding sequence ATGAATAAAAAAATGATGATCCTTATGGCCGTGATCAATGCGGTGGTACTTACCGCCGGAGCGTCGATCATCAGCGATAATTTTAATGATGGTGACGTTGGATCAAACCAATGGGGAGATGGTACCGGTTTTTACAAGTTTGATACGGGTACAAATTTGAAATATGTGGAATCCAGCGGTCAGCTTGATATCTATGACACCGCAACCGCAGCGAAAAGCGTCGGTATCCATTCGAAGGATAAATTCGACGCTCTGGCGGGTGAGGGTGTGACGGCTACGTTTGTAACGAAGGGGATTGGTTATTTAAATAAAGCCAATTACGCGTCATTTTTCCTAGGGAACGGTGCCCTGACGACTCCTGGCATGACGGGCGGTATAATGGTTATAGTGGACAATGATTACAAAGATGCTCAAGGCGAGCATAAGTATAAGATAATTGGTAAAGCTGGCGGTACTAAAGAATATCTCTTGAAGGATTGGACCAACACAAACCTTGACCTCAGCAAAAACTTCACACTTAGCCTTAGCATTAATCCAGATGGTAACAGCGGGCAAGGTAACTGGAACATAGATTGGTCGGGTACTGGCGCCGGGCATAATTCAACTGCCAACTTTAACGACGGCACTGGTTCGACTAAAAACACATTTTTCACTGGAGATGTCAGTGTCGGAACAGGTTATAGAACCGGAACTGACACCGGAGGAGACAGCACAAGAATCAAATTGGATTCTGTAACGGTTATCCCGGAACCGGCCGCCTTGGGATTGATTGGTGTGGCGGGGGGCGTGCTCCTGTTCTTCCGTCGTCGCTTGCAGAACTAA